The following nucleotide sequence is from Leucoraja erinacea ecotype New England chromosome 2, Leri_hhj_1, whole genome shotgun sequence.
acttgacttgacttgacttgacttgagaagatAGTGGAAATATGGGTAGAGTAAGAGGCTTGCCTTACAGAACCATGGCTGAGACTAAATATCCACGTTACCCCGGTATTCCTTAAAAAGTGGTGAAGACTGCCCAGCCTATCAGgcgcactgacctccccaccatcaaagggatctacaggagacactgcctcaaaaacGCAGCCAGCATCATACCACCCTGGCcaggctctcatttcactcctgccaacgGGAAGAggacaattctggagtatggtgtacaatttttggtcgcctaattataggaaggatgtcaacaaaatagagagagtacagaggagatttactagaatgttgcctgggtttcagcaactaagttacagagaaaggttgaacaagttaggtctttattctttggagcgcagaaggttaaggggggacttgatagaggtctttaaaatgatgagagggatagacagagttgacgtggataagcttttcccattgagagtagggaagattcaaacaagaggacatgacttgagaattaagggacagaagtttaggggtaacatgagggggatcttctttactcagagagtggtagctgtgtggaataagcttccagtgaaggtggtggaggcaagttcgattttaacatttaaaaataaattggataggtatatggatgggaaaggaatggagggttatggtctgagtgcaggtagatgggattagtggaaaataagtgttcgacacggacttgaagggccgagatggcctgtttccgtgctgtaattgttatatggttatatggttatatggaggtaaaggagactgaaaactgtaacattcagattcagaagTAGCTTCCTCCCAACAACCATTAGACTATCGAACACTACGAACTACAATTAAATTCCAAATGACAAACAACCTCAATTGCATTAAGGACATGCGGGCAGAGCGAGGCATTGTTTTTGGCTTTGCACTCTATTGtttgttattttatatatatatggaacttatttttgttgttcgacatcggtggtggggaaggtgctgaatcaattattaaagatgaaatagccgcacatttggatagcagtaacaggatcggtccgagtcagcatggatttacaaaagggaaatcatgcttgactaatcttctggaattttttggggatgtaactaggaaaatggacaagggagagccagtggatgtagtgtacctggactttcagaaagcatttgataaggtcccacataggagattagtgggtaaaattagggcacagggtattgggggtagagtgctgacatggacagagaagtggttggcagacaggaaacaaagagtagggattaacacatgacgataaaacactcttgaccaccACAAAACCAAAACCTTTCAAATTAACCAtcatgttaacatcattagatccTTGCAGACACTCCATGACCATGTGGTTCTCCGGCGAAAAAAATAAGCTTGGGAGCAGTGTGGGTGGCATTCGCCATCAATGTGAGGCAAAAGCCATAACTATAGAAGAAAAGTTGCACCAGAAAGTTCTCTTCCGTTTGACACCCGACTTTGTCTACAGGAAGGGAACTGAAGAAATGTAATACAATAATTGATTAGATTTGGGCCAATGTTCTCATACCTGATCTTTGAGACGTTCTTGCTGCCCCATAATGGCATGTGCATGATGTGGATATTTCTGCTTCAGATGTTCCAGGAAAACCTCCCTCTTCCTGTCCATTTCTGATGGCTGCATTCCCAGTATTTCCTTCGCACTGCGAGCTCCACCTACAGTGTGTCTCCGTGGGATGTTCCGAGCAAGTTTTGCACTTGAACCACGGTTATTTCCATTAGCGAGTGTTTCCTTGGTTTTAATGCGCTCGGCGTCATCTAATGAGGTTACACGCAGGTTTGACTTGCCATGATCTAAAAAAACAATCAGAATACAAAGAGATTAAAGAATATGCAACATTTTCTCAGTGTCTCAGCCTGACTGTGCTATATGCCCCTTTGCATTTAGGCAAGACACAttacatatcagtctgaagaagggtctcgacccgaaacgtcacccattccttctctccatagaaacaggaacatagaaattaggtgcaggagcaggccattcggcccttcgagccagcactgccattcattgtgatcacggctgatcatcccctatcaataacctgtgcctgccttctccccagatcccttgactccactagcccctagagctctctcttaaatccaaccagtgacttggcctccactgccctctctggcagggaattccataaattcacaactctctgggtgaaaaagttttttctcacctcaatcttaaatgacctcctctttattctaagactgtggcccctggttctggactcacccaacattgggatttgtttccctgcatctagcttgt
It contains:
- the LOC129707398 gene encoding sickle tail protein homolog isoform X2; the protein is MSGNRVQFAGPPPPGDAKERHKVAHHGKSNLRVTSLDDAERIKTKETLANGNNRGSSAKLARNIPRRHTVGGARSAKEILGMQPSEMDRKREVFLEHLKQKYPHHAHAIMGQQERLKDQV
- the LOC129707398 gene encoding sickle tail protein homolog isoform X1, with translation MSKPSRLARPSSVSAASKLCAARKDVSSHKSKTNSLGQKLQRTGSEGTLSKTQPVQVTPLIAQKKSCASKDHGKSNLRVTSLDDAERIKTKETLANGNNRGSSAKLARNIPRRHTVGGARSAKEILGMQPSEMDRKREVFLEHLKQKYPHHAHAIMGQQERLKDQV